CGCTGCACGGCGTGTTGCCGCAAAGCGTCGGCCATGCCGGCGGCGAAGCCAAGCACAGTCTGGAAATCGCTTCGGGCGCCATCGCCCTGGCGGGTATCCTGCTGGCCGCGCTGCTGTTCCTCGGCAAGCGTCGTTTCGTCACGGCAATCGCCAACAGCGGCATCGGCCGCTTCCTTTCGGCCTGGTGGTTCGCTGCCTGGGGCTTCGACTGGATCTACGACAAACTGTTCGTCAAGCCATACCTTGCGATCAGCCACGTACTGCGCAAAGACCCGCTCGATCAGACCATCGGTTTGATCCCACGGATGGCCAAGGGTGGTCACACCGCCCTCAGCCGTACCGAAACCGGTCAACTGCGCTGGTACGCGGCATCGATGGCAGCCGGCTCCGTGCTGGTCATCGGCGCCATCGTGCTGGTAGCGGTCTGAATATGAACCTTGCGAACTTGCGAAAGGAATTGAGCCCGTCATGATTCTGCCTTGGCTAATCCTGATCCCCTTCATCGGCGGCCTGCTGTGCTGGATGGGTGAGCGCTTCGGCGCTACCCTCCCGCGCTGGATTGCGCTGTTGACCATGACCCTGGAACTCGCACTCGGCCTCTGGCTGTGGGCCCACGGTGATTATTCATTTGCTCCGGCGCCTGGCGCCGATCCGACCTGGGCGCTTGAGTTCAAGCACATCTGGATCCAGCGCTTCGGCATCAGCGTGCACCTGGCGCTGGATGGCCTGTCGCTGCTGATGATCCTGCTGACCGGTCTGCTGGGTATCCTCTCGGTACTCTGCTCGTGGAAAGAGATCCAGCGTCACGTCGGTTTCTTCCACTTGAACCTGATGTGGATCCTGGGCGGTGTCGTCGGCGTGTTCCTCGCCCTCGACCTGTTCATGTTCTTCTTCTTCTGGGAAATGATGCTGGTGCCGATGTACTTCCTCATCGCGCTCTGGGGTCACAGTTCTTCGGACGGCAAGAAGACCCGGATCTACGCGGCGACCAAGTTCTTCATCTTCACCCAGGCCTCCGGCCTGATCATGTTGGTGGCGATCCTCGGTCTGGTGCTGGTCAACTTCAACAGCACCGGCGTGATCACCTTCAACTACGCCGACCTGCTGAAAACCAAGATGTCGCTCACCACCGAGTACATCCTGATGCTCGGCTTCTTTATCGCGTTCGCGGTGAAGCTGCCGGTCGTGCCGTTCCACTCCTGGTTGCCTGATGCTCACGCCCAGGCGCCAACCGCAGGTTCGGTCGACCTCGCCGGTATCTTGCTGAAAACCGCTGCCTACGGCCTGCTGCGTTTTGCCCTGCCGCTGTTCCCGAATGCCTCGGCCGAGTTTGCGCCGATTGCCATGACCCTCGGTCTGATCGGGATTTTCTACGGCGCGTTCCTCGCATTCGCACAAACCGACATCAAGCGTTTGATCGCCTTCTCGTCCGTTTCCCACATGGGTTTCGTACTGATCGGCATCTACTCCGGCAGCCAACTGGCGCTGCAGGGCGCGGTGATGCAGATGCTGGCGCACGGTGTTTCCGCCGCCGCACTGTT
The window above is part of the Pseudomonas prosekii genome. Proteins encoded here:
- the nuoM gene encoding NADH-quinone oxidoreductase subunit M — its product is MILPWLILIPFIGGLLCWMGERFGATLPRWIALLTMTLELALGLWLWAHGDYSFAPAPGADPTWALEFKHIWIQRFGISVHLALDGLSLLMILLTGLLGILSVLCSWKEIQRHVGFFHLNLMWILGGVVGVFLALDLFMFFFFWEMMLVPMYFLIALWGHSSSDGKKTRIYAATKFFIFTQASGLIMLVAILGLVLVNFNSTGVITFNYADLLKTKMSLTTEYILMLGFFIAFAVKLPVVPFHSWLPDAHAQAPTAGSVDLAGILLKTAAYGLLRFALPLFPNASAEFAPIAMTLGLIGIFYGAFLAFAQTDIKRLIAFSSVSHMGFVLIGIYSGSQLALQGAVMQMLAHGVSAAALFILSGQLYERTHTRDMRQMGGLWSKIAYLPAISLFFAAASLGLPGTGNFVGEFLILLGSFAAAPWITAIATSGLVFGSVYSLIMIHRAYFGPSKSDAVLHGMDARELIMVVGLAVLLIYIGVYPQPFLDTSAATMHGVQQWLGTAFTQLASAR